From the genome of Colwellia psychrerythraea 34H, one region includes:
- a CDS encoding tetratricopeptide repeat protein: protein MPLAAIRQDDEDEHLPEAKVDQQTISLAGSEEALASVNSSIAEDKDEEPYYHYTVDTKDPDPWLIVHRTKIIIFVILATAAVAGSIFYKDLKLNEQTNAMVAEPQLNDLYYVDFRVIKDNLRPTEKFRMAKVTDITGDVVTINFSSYFYLQEHELNEAIRYAQLRFEKFFQEKRHNYTKTELQALVGSGAIVLARRPVGNMLDGNVVVPDSHFKSSSVFIPGKKENFAGLEYLKFAKDGNKAALALEKFQKSAELGFAQGQVSLAQMYLNGIAVEKDLQESLLWFKKGALQAYEPAILKYAIVCQQVGSCVVGDFYQELVQTGVNIEFTKQADVRATTKAFEKALEEAEAKT, encoded by the coding sequence ATGCCATTAGCTGCCATTCGCCAGGATGATGAAGATGAACATCTGCCCGAAGCAAAAGTTGATCAACAAACTATATCACTCGCGGGATCTGAAGAAGCATTAGCAAGTGTGAATTCTTCTATCGCTGAAGATAAAGACGAAGAACCCTATTACCATTACACAGTCGATACTAAAGATCCTGATCCTTGGTTAATTGTGCATCGAACCAAAATAATTATTTTTGTTATTTTGGCTACCGCAGCAGTAGCAGGTAGTATTTTTTACAAAGACCTCAAATTAAATGAACAAACCAATGCAATGGTCGCTGAACCACAGTTAAATGATCTTTATTATGTCGATTTCCGCGTCATCAAAGATAACCTTCGGCCAACCGAAAAATTCAGAATGGCGAAAGTTACCGATATTACTGGGGATGTGGTAACCATTAACTTTAGTAGTTATTTTTATCTTCAAGAACATGAATTGAATGAAGCTATTCGATACGCACAGCTAAGATTCGAAAAGTTTTTCCAAGAGAAACGTCATAATTATACTAAGACTGAACTACAAGCGTTAGTTGGGTCTGGTGCCATTGTTTTAGCACGCAGACCTGTAGGTAACATGCTTGATGGTAATGTTGTTGTTCCTGACTCTCATTTTAAATCAAGCTCTGTCTTTATTCCGGGTAAAAAAGAAAACTTTGCTGGCCTAGAGTATTTAAAGTTCGCTAAAGATGGCAATAAAGCGGCACTTGCCTTAGAAAAATTTCAAAAATCAGCTGAATTAGGTTTTGCTCAAGGACAAGTGAGTCTTGCTCAAATGTACCTTAATGGTATTGCCGTAGAAAAAGATCTTCAGGAATCACTGTTATGGTTTAAGAAAGGTGCCTTACAAGCTTATGAACCCGCAATATTAAAATATGCGATTGTTTGTCAGCAAGTTGGAAGTTGTGTCGTTGGAGACTTTTACCAAGAACTTGTACAAACGGGTGTAAATATTGAGTTTACCAAGCAAGCCGATGTTAGAGCCACGACAAAAGCTTTTGAAAAAGCATTAGAAGAAGCTGAAGCTAAAACCTAA